A genomic segment from Vidua macroura isolate BioBank_ID:100142 chromosome Z, ASM2450914v1, whole genome shotgun sequence encodes:
- the LOC128821737 gene encoding uncharacterized protein LOC128821737: MEVKPCLVVFLACPRARGTNPAEGNLAVGDQHLQDKMRTLPRRRTRWSIPSRGWPRWGPPPGPPPGGRLRHPLRDPSKGHTEGPPGGSVGVNLRVPEEPLERPHERPCEDSSEEPSHGRREGQRVRDPLRSPPEEYHDGARMDTGRHPVDMENSRTKDSYTIGEESQIYPVCILDTYCIEGQELQKILLLRSCKISLFLFSLRGQLITALNKVSQAL, from the exons ATGGAAGTAAAGCCCTGC CTGGTGGTTTTCCTCGCGTGCCCCCGAGCCAGAGGCACCAACCCGGCAGAGGGAAACCTCGCTGTAGGAGACCAGCACCTCCAAGATAAGATGAGAACCCTTCCTCGAAGGCGGACGCGGTGGAGCATCCCCTCCCGCGGAT GGCCCCGCTGGGGGCCCCCTCCGGGCCCCCCTCCCGGCGGTCGTCTGAGGCATCCCCTGAGGGATCCCAGTAAAGGACACACAGAGGGCCCCCCGGGAGGGTCCGTGGGAGTTAATCTGCGAGTTCCTGAGGAGCCCCTCGAGAGACCCCATGAGAGGCCATGCGAGGATTCTTCTGAGGAACCCTCTCACGGACGGCGTGAGGGACAACGTGTGAGGGACCCCCTGAGAAGCCCCCCGGAGGAATACCATGACGGGGCCCG GATGGACACAGGGAGGCACCCTGTTGACATGGAGAACTCCAGGACAAAAGATAGCTACACTATAGGAGAAGAAAGTCAA ATTTATCCAGTCTGCATCCTTGACACTTACTGCATAGAAGGGCAGGAGCTACAAAAGATCCTACTGCTGAGGAGCTGCAAGATCTCCctgttcttgttttctctca GGGGACAATTAATTACAGCTCTAAACAAAGTTTCACAAGCTTTGTGA